The Gemmatimonas aurantiaca genomic sequence GCTGCCTTCCACCACGTACACCACTTCATCCGCCTGTGAATTGCGGTAGAAGTGCGTGTCGGTGACGTCGGGCTCCACGTACAGCATGCCGATGTCGTTGTTGAACAGCAGCGGGATGCGATCGAGGGTGGCCGACCCACCCTTCGCCGCGCGTGCCGTGCGGAAATGCCGATGACGCAGCGACGTTTCCGTATCCGCCTCCCAGATCACATCGCGCACCTTGCGGGCCGACTTGACCGTGGTGGGCGGATGGATGTGGTACAGCAGCGACGAGGTGCCGACGAACCCCTCGTGACCCATGAGTTCTTCGGCATACAGTCCGCCATCGGGGCGACGGAAGACGATGTGACGCTTGCGCGGCACGGTCCCCAACTGATGATAGATGGGCATCGTGACCTCAGAGGTTGCCGCGAAGTTCCTGTTCGCGCTCGATGGCTTCGAACAGCGCCCGGAAGTTCCCCTTGCCGAAGCTGGTCGCGCCCTTGCGCTGGATGATCTCGTAGAAGAGGGTGGGACGGTCTTCCACCGGCTTCGTGAAGATCTGCAGCAGATACCCGTCGGGATCGCGATCGACGAGGATGCCGAGCTTCGCGAGTTCGTCCACCTGTTCGTCGATCTTGCCGACGCGTTCCTGCAGGTCGTCGTAATACGACGTGGGCACCGAGAGGAACTCCACGCCCCGATCACGCAGCGTGGTCACCGTGGTCAGGATGTCGTCAGTGGCCAGCGCGAGATGCTGCGCGCCCGGGCCGCCGTAGAAGTCGAGATACTCCTCGATCTGCGACTTCTTCTTGCCCGAGGCCGGCTCGTTGATGGGGAACTTGATGCGATCGTTGCCGTTGGCCATCACCTTGGACATGAGCGACGAATACTCGGTGCTGATGTCGTTGTCGTCGAAGGTGATGAGATTGCGGAAGCCCAGCACGTCGGCGTAGTAGCTCACCCAGTGATTCATCCGGCCCAGCTCGACATTGCCCACGCAGTGGTCGATGTACTTGAGTCCCACATCGGCCGGCTGGTAGTGCGGCGTGACGGCCCGGAACCCCGGCAGGAACACGCCCCGATAGTTGCGACGTTCCACGAGGGAGTGGATGGTGTCGCCGTACGTGCCGATGGCGGCGATGACCACCTCGCCATCCTCATCGGTGTACACCTGCGGTTCCTGGATGGGGATGGCGCCGCGTGCAATGGCGGTCTCGTAGGCGAGCCGTGCATCGTCCACCCACAGCGCGTAGTCGCGAACGCCGTCGCCGTGCTTGTGCACATGCTCGGCGATGGGCGTGTCGGGAGTGATCGACGTGGTCAGCACCAGGCGGATCTTCCCCTGCTGCATCAGATAGCTCGCGCGATCACGCACACCCGTTTCCGGGCCGCGATAGGCAACGAGGGAATAACCGAAGGCCGAGCGATAGTAGTGGCTCGCCTGCTTGGCATTGCCGACGTAGAACTCGACGTAGTCGGTGCCGTTGATCGGAAAAGCGTCCTGCTCGATACCCGTTTCGGGAGCGGTCAGCGTGGCCATGGGCACACCTCGGTGATGGAAGTCGTTGAGAACACGCACGGCCGGATGGCTGCGCGTGAAATACGGCGCGACCCGTCGGGCGAAAGACGGCCCGACCTGTCGCGTGAACGACTCATCCGATCAGATGTGCGATCGCGGCAGCGCGGCAATCCATGCGCGCTGCCGTTGATCCTCCGGGAATGGCGAGAAGAGCATGACGATAAGGTAGTACGGACGACTACTGCTTCGCGATGAGTCGATCCTTGATCTTGTCGTACAGACCCTGCGTGAGAATGCCTTTCTGTACGAGTTGCGCTTTGTTGGCGTAGGGACGTCCGGCGACGATGCGGCCGGCGTATGCCTTGCCGATGCCGGGGACCGTTTCGAGCTGCGCCGTAGTGGCCCGGTTGATGTCGATCAGGGCCGGATTGGCGGGTTTGGCGACTTCGGACGGCTTGGACGCGGCAGGCGTCGCAGGGCGGACCGCATCGGCCGCCTTTTTCTGCGCCTGGGCTGGGGACACCGCCAGCACCAGGGCGACGACGGCGGCGGCCGCCACTGTCAGGAACCGGGAGAACGATCGCGGGAGGAGCCGGGACATGGATTTCTCCGGAAGGCGGGCGGGAGCTCGATACCGGGTGATACCCCGGGCGACCAACAAGTTCAGGGTCCTCCCGACAGAGCGCCAGCGCTGGAGCACGCCCCTCCGTATCAATTGGGAGTTGAATCCTCGGAATACCCGGGGCTATTTGTTGGAGCGTGACAACCCGTACCTCCGGCCTCGACTCCGATGCCGGTTCCTCAATCGCCATTCCGGAGCTTTCCGTGATCCCCGTCCCTCGGCTGCTCTCCTTCACGACCGCCCTCGCTCTCGGAGCGATCGCTCTTCCCGCCCAGGCTCAACACACCGGGCATGGCGCATCCGGCCTCGCGGCCCAGGCGCCCGCCGGCCCCGGCGTCTATGAGCTGGCCTCCGACGGCAAGGGATCGCTGTTCGTGGCCTTCGCCGGCTCGCGCGACAAGCCGGGCGGCGGGCTCATCACCTACGACGCGGCCACGCTCAAGGAGAAGAAGCGTGTCGCGCTCGGCGCCGCCGCGCCGTACGGCATGGGCATCAACACCCGCACGGGCATCCTCTACACCACGAACACGCGCGCCGGCAACATCACGGCCATCGAGGCGGCCACCGGCAAGATCGTCGCGACGATCACCGATCCGGCCGAAGCCAACGCCCATCTCTTCCGCGTCCTGGTCGACGAAGCGTCGAACACCGTGTACGCGTCGGTCACGGGCGGCCGCATCTGGGTGATCGACGGCAAGACCAACACCCTCTCGCGCATCCTCGAGAACATCGGCGCCACCACGGTCGGACTGGCCCTCGACCCGGCCGCCAACCAGCTCTACGCCGCCAACATGGGGCACAATCAGGTCGCCGTGATCGACCTCAAGACCGGCCGCGTGACCCGTCGTATCAACACCGATGGCAAGCGTTCGAGCATGCTGG encodes the following:
- the hppD gene encoding 4-hydroxyphenylpyruvate dioxygenase, whose translation is MATLTAPETGIEQDAFPINGTDYVEFYVGNAKQASHYYRSAFGYSLVAYRGPETGVRDRASYLMQQGKIRLVLTTSITPDTPIAEHVHKHGDGVRDYALWVDDARLAYETAIARGAIPIQEPQVYTDEDGEVVIAAIGTYGDTIHSLVERRNYRGVFLPGFRAVTPHYQPADVGLKYIDHCVGNVELGRMNHWVSYYADVLGFRNLITFDDNDISTEYSSLMSKVMANGNDRIKFPINEPASGKKKSQIEEYLDFYGGPGAQHLALATDDILTTVTTLRDRGVEFLSVPTSYYDDLQERVGKIDEQVDELAKLGILVDRDPDGYLLQIFTKPVEDRPTLFYEIIQRKGATSFGKGNFRALFEAIEREQELRGNL
- a CDS encoding helix-hairpin-helix domain-containing protein produces the protein MSRLLPRSFSRFLTVAAAAVVALVLAVSPAQAQKKAADAVRPATPAASKPSEVAKPANPALIDINRATTAQLETVPGIGKAYAGRIVAGRPYANKAQLVQKGILTQGLYDKIKDRLIAKQ
- a CDS encoding YncE family protein, whose translation is MIPVPRLLSFTTALALGAIALPAQAQHTGHGASGLAAQAPAGPGVYELASDGKGSLFVAFAGSRDKPGGGLITYDAATLKEKKRVALGAAAPYGMGINTRTGILYTTNTRAGNITAIEAATGKIVATITDPAEANAHLFRVLVDEASNTVYASVTGGRIWVIDGKTNTLSRILENIGATTVGLALDPAANQLYAANMGHNQVAVIDLKTGRVTRRINTDGKRSSMLALDAEAARLFVSNQESGDVSVIDLKENKVIKTIPAGEGALGLVFVPQQGRVYVANRQAGTVSVIDAKSLSKVADVPVAGYPNTAFVDATGAVFVTSKLKTPKDGQPAGDLVVRMSAPAPVP